One genomic segment of Desulfocapsa sulfexigens DSM 10523 includes these proteins:
- a CDS encoding type II secretion system F family protein, with amino-acid sequence MPVYIWKGINSYGDKRKGEIEAPDQATALGHVKRLRIKDPIVKEKPKDLLENISFFQPKVTGKDIVIFTRQLSTMIDAGLPLVQGLEILAKQQENPTLKKVLGNIKSDVETGTTFADAMRKHPKVFDNLFSNMIEAGETGGILDTILGRLAIFMEKSMALKKKIKGAMTYPAICLAISALILVVILVFVIPVFEEMFASFGSALPIPTQIVVSMSNTFKSNFLWLGMGLFAVIYTIKKIYSTERGRFRMDAMLIKAPVAGPLIRKVAVSKFTRTLSTMLQSGVPILDALQVVAKTAGNKVIEAAVFRVADSIAEGRPIAEPLEESGVFPNMVVQMINVGESVGALDTMLAKIADFYDGEVDQAVENLTAMIEPFMMVFLGGMIGGLVIAMYLPIFSMANAVGG; translated from the coding sequence ATGCCGGTCTATATATGGAAAGGTATCAATTCCTACGGTGACAAACGTAAAGGCGAAATAGAAGCTCCTGACCAGGCAACAGCTCTTGGCCATGTCAAGCGTCTTCGTATTAAAGATCCGATTGTAAAAGAAAAACCCAAAGATCTTTTAGAAAACATTTCCTTTTTCCAGCCTAAGGTTACCGGCAAGGATATTGTTATTTTTACCAGACAACTTTCCACTATGATTGACGCTGGACTTCCTTTGGTTCAAGGCCTGGAAATTTTGGCCAAGCAACAGGAAAACCCAACATTAAAAAAAGTTTTAGGAAACATCAAATCCGATGTCGAAACAGGAACAACCTTTGCTGATGCCATGCGGAAACATCCCAAAGTTTTCGACAACCTTTTCTCAAATATGATCGAAGCTGGTGAAACAGGCGGTATACTCGATACGATATTAGGTAGGCTGGCTATTTTTATGGAAAAATCCATGGCTCTTAAGAAAAAAATTAAAGGAGCCATGACCTATCCCGCAATCTGTCTTGCAATCTCAGCACTTATACTTGTGGTAATTCTGGTTTTTGTTATTCCTGTTTTTGAGGAAATGTTTGCAAGTTTTGGCTCAGCGCTACCGATCCCTACCCAAATCGTAGTCTCAATGTCAAACACCTTCAAAAGCAATTTTCTTTGGCTAGGCATGGGCCTCTTTGCAGTAATTTACACCATAAAAAAGATATATTCCACGGAGAGAGGACGGTTCAGAATGGATGCAATGCTGATCAAAGCTCCAGTTGCTGGCCCCTTAATCAGAAAGGTTGCTGTTTCCAAATTCACCAGGACTCTCAGCACCATGCTGCAAAGTGGCGTTCCTATTCTTGACGCATTACAGGTGGTTGCAAAAACTGCCGGCAACAAGGTCATTGAAGCTGCTGTTTTTCGTGTAGCCGATAGTATTGCAGAGGGACGCCCCATTGCTGAACCCTTAGAAGAAAGTGGTGTCTTTCCCAATATGGTCGTCCAGATGATCAACGTTGGTGAATCTGTTGGAGCACTCGACACTATGCTCGCCAAGATTGCTGACTTTTATGATGGAGAAGTAGATCAGGCAGTTGAAAACCTCACCGCCATGATCGAACCTTTCATGATGGTCTTCCTGGGGGGCATGATTGGTGGTCTGGTCATCGCCATGTATCTCCCAATTTTCTCAATGGCCAATGCCGTTGGTGGATAA
- a CDS encoding PxxKW family cysteine-rich protein: protein MQNQAAMSFSERSFQPVVEKCEGCERIVEEAGSKYCQSYLQPEAKWRLGICNFATHAKPEITVVTVRINPLKAAKRASAKKV from the coding sequence ATGCAGAATCAAGCTGCTATGAGTTTTAGCGAGAGAAGTTTTCAACCTGTTGTTGAAAAGTGTGAAGGTTGTGAGAGAATTGTAGAGGAAGCTGGTTCTAAATATTGCCAGTCTTACCTTCAGCCCGAGGCTAAATGGCGTTTGGGAATTTGTAATTTTGCAACGCATGCGAAACCAGAAATAACGGTCGTTACTGTCAGAATCAATCCTTTGAAAGCTGCAAAGAGAGCATCTGCTAAGAAAGTTTAA
- a CDS encoding YggS family pyridoxal phosphate-dependent enzyme, with the protein MSIANNLNTIHQSINQTALACDRAPSSIKLIAVSKRHSIASIKEAMAAGQYYFGENYIQEAAEKRHSIDDAAKFHFIGHVQSNKAKLAAELFSMVETVDRLKLAKALNKHLLTLDRKLDILIQVNIGEDPKKSGVPPENAGALLKHIRTLSQIRPMGLMTIPPFSSDTEKTRIYFRDLSNLGKELAKQELFSDNSRFELSMGMSQDFKTAIEEGATIIRIGTAIFGDRPEIA; encoded by the coding sequence ATGTCCATTGCCAACAACCTCAACACCATCCACCAATCTATAAATCAGACAGCTCTCGCCTGTGATAGAGCCCCTTCTTCTATCAAATTAATTGCAGTTTCAAAACGTCACTCCATTGCCAGTATTAAAGAGGCAATGGCAGCAGGTCAATATTATTTTGGTGAAAACTATATCCAGGAGGCAGCAGAAAAAAGACACAGCATTGATGATGCAGCGAAGTTTCATTTTATTGGCCATGTCCAGAGCAACAAAGCAAAACTGGCAGCTGAGCTCTTTTCCATGGTCGAAACGGTGGACAGACTTAAACTCGCCAAAGCCTTAAACAAACATCTTCTCACCCTTGATCGGAAATTAGATATCTTGATCCAGGTAAACATAGGTGAAGATCCTAAAAAATCAGGAGTTCCTCCTGAAAATGCTGGAGCCCTCCTAAAACACATAAGAACCCTTTCACAAATTCGGCCAATGGGACTTATGACCATTCCACCTTTTTCGTCTGATACCGAAAAAACCAGAATTTATTTCAGAGATCTTAGCAACCTTGGTAAAGAGCTAGCAAAGCAGGAACTTTTTTCAGACAACAGTAGGTTTGAGCTTTCCATGGGGATGTCACAGGATTTCAAAACGGCTATTGAAGAGGGGGCAACGATTATAAGAATAGGGACAGCAATTTTTGGTGACAGACCCGAAATCGCTTAA
- a CDS encoding TatD family hydrolase, with translation MKKTKRPLPVLQADSFLIDSHCHLDMSCYEEDLGQVLARAKSNGVRSIITIGIDEKSSKTAIELAKHHSMIKATVGIHPHDVKSADNSTYTRLKQLVSDNREHIVGYGEIGLDYAKQYAEPALQKKAFHKQLLLAKELCLPVIIHDREAHDDTLKSLQLNGPFPNGGVMHCFSGDMDFAKKIIDLGFFISIPGVVTFKNGVDLQEVAKHIPLNSLILETDGPFLAPVPWRGKRNESSYLLYTAEKVAELKKISLEEVADTTSENVARLFNYSPRD, from the coding sequence ATGAAAAAAACCAAACGTCCATTACCAGTTCTTCAGGCAGATAGTTTCCTTATTGACAGCCACTGTCATCTCGACATGAGTTGTTACGAGGAAGATCTCGGTCAGGTCCTTGCGAGGGCAAAATCCAATGGGGTGCGTTCTATCATAACCATTGGAATCGACGAAAAAAGCTCGAAAACAGCCATTGAACTTGCCAAACACCACTCTATGATCAAGGCCACCGTTGGGATTCACCCCCACGACGTCAAAAGCGCAGACAATTCCACCTACACGCGCCTGAAGCAACTAGTGTCAGACAATAGAGAACATATCGTCGGCTATGGTGAGATAGGGCTTGATTACGCAAAACAATATGCTGAACCTGCTCTCCAAAAAAAAGCCTTTCATAAACAGTTACTCCTCGCAAAAGAACTTTGTTTGCCTGTAATAATACATGACCGAGAAGCACACGACGACACCTTGAAGAGTCTGCAGCTCAACGGCCCATTCCCTAACGGAGGAGTGATGCACTGTTTTTCAGGTGACATGGATTTTGCCAAAAAAATAATTGATCTTGGCTTTTTTATTTCAATTCCAGGAGTTGTGACCTTCAAAAATGGAGTCGACCTTCAAGAGGTTGCCAAACACATCCCCTTGAATTCATTAATTCTTGAAACGGATGGGCCATTTCTCGCGCCCGTTCCCTGGCGGGGAAAAAGAAATGAGTCATCGTATCTGTTGTACACGGCTGAGAAAGTGGCCGAACTCAAAAAAATCAGCCTGGAAGAAGTGGCAGATACTACAAGTGAAAATGTTGCGCGTCTATTCAACTACAGCCCCAGAGATTAA
- the ade gene encoding adenine deaminase, which yields MRIDTKFTKRNLQARGLEPADCVLKNCRIIDVFCGEIVHADVAICEETIVGIGDYSGKKEIDCKEAFVAPGFMEGHIHIESSMLSPKQFVKTVLPHGTTTVVCDPHEIANVAGVEGVKYVLEESKDLPCAIYVMAPSCVPATHLENSGARLSSSDLELLLKLPRVIGVAEMMNYPGVLFQDEEVVRKICLARESGVPIDGHAPGVSGKDLQAYIGSGIFSDHECATAAEALEKLSSGMFLFMREGSTAKNLEDLLPAVTEKNSHRCLLVTDDCHPDELLKEGHLDRILRRAISLGLDPVIAIQMVTINVASYFRLYDRGAIAPGYRADLVVFDDLMDIRIKTVFSGGTQLDEIMCNESLFSKSLTEGYPSVLNSVHVDTSKISFKIPAVGKIIKVIGVRKDQLVTDSLRLPALIDDGFVLSDISRDIIKIAVIERHHTTGNMGLGFVHGIGLQEGALASTVGHDSHNITVIGVDDMDMEIAVQAIVKQGGGLAVVKNGEVVERLVLDVAGLMSTDEAHVLADKFSNLLMAALKLGVQVSDPFMLMSFLALPVIPHLKITDMGLVDVDAFSHTDLWL from the coding sequence ATGAGAATTGACACAAAATTTACAAAGAGAAACCTGCAGGCAAGAGGACTTGAGCCTGCAGACTGTGTCTTGAAAAATTGTCGCATAATTGATGTCTTCTGTGGAGAAATTGTACATGCCGATGTGGCAATCTGTGAAGAAACAATTGTTGGAATAGGCGACTATTCAGGAAAAAAAGAGATCGATTGTAAAGAGGCATTTGTCGCTCCAGGGTTTATGGAGGGGCACATCCACATAGAAAGTTCCATGCTTAGTCCCAAACAATTCGTCAAAACTGTTTTACCGCACGGTACAACAACTGTCGTTTGTGATCCCCATGAAATTGCAAACGTTGCAGGAGTTGAAGGCGTGAAATATGTACTTGAAGAAAGTAAAGACCTTCCCTGTGCAATTTATGTGATGGCTCCCTCGTGTGTTCCTGCAACTCACCTTGAAAATTCTGGAGCAAGGCTTTCCTCAAGCGATCTTGAACTATTGTTAAAGTTACCTCGGGTGATTGGTGTGGCTGAGATGATGAATTACCCAGGTGTATTATTTCAAGACGAGGAAGTCGTGAGGAAAATTTGTCTGGCCAGGGAAAGTGGTGTTCCGATTGATGGTCATGCTCCAGGGGTAAGTGGAAAAGACCTCCAGGCCTATATTGGAAGTGGTATATTCTCCGATCATGAATGTGCCACCGCAGCTGAGGCTCTCGAAAAGCTTTCCTCCGGAATGTTTTTGTTTATGCGGGAAGGGTCAACCGCAAAGAATCTTGAAGACCTTCTTCCGGCTGTTACTGAGAAGAACAGTCACCGATGTCTACTGGTAACAGATGATTGTCACCCTGACGAATTGTTGAAAGAAGGACATCTTGATCGGATCCTCCGCAGGGCAATTTCCCTTGGACTTGACCCTGTAATAGCAATTCAAATGGTTACTATTAATGTTGCCAGTTACTTTAGGTTGTACGATCGAGGTGCGATTGCCCCTGGGTATCGCGCAGATCTCGTTGTGTTTGATGATTTAATGGATATTAGAATTAAGACTGTTTTCAGCGGCGGAACACAGTTAGATGAAATAATGTGTAACGAATCCCTTTTCTCCAAGTCCCTGACAGAAGGTTATCCTTCAGTACTCAATTCGGTTCATGTGGACACATCGAAAATTTCCTTTAAAATTCCAGCCGTCGGTAAGATTATCAAGGTGATTGGGGTTAGGAAGGATCAATTGGTCACTGATTCTCTTAGACTCCCTGCGTTGATTGACGACGGTTTTGTGCTTTCCGATATTTCCAGAGATATAATAAAAATTGCTGTTATAGAGCGCCACCATACAACAGGAAATATGGGACTTGGATTTGTTCATGGGATTGGTTTGCAGGAAGGGGCACTCGCGTCAACTGTGGGACATGATTCTCACAATATTACAGTTATTGGTGTAGATGATATGGATATGGAGATTGCTGTTCAGGCTATTGTCAAGCAGGGTGGGGGACTTGCAGTAGTGAAAAATGGAGAAGTGGTTGAGAGACTCGTGTTGGATGTGGCCGGTCTTATGTCAACGGATGAAGCTCATGTATTAGCTGATAAATTTTCCAATTTACTGATGGCTGCTCTAAAATTGGGCGTTCAAGTTTCTGATCCATTTATGTTGATGAGTTTTCTCGCTCTTCCCGTGATTCCTCATTTAAAGATTACAGACATGGGATTAGTTGATGTTGATGCCTTTTCCCACACGGATCTCTGGCTTTGA